Genomic DNA from Candidatus Rokuibacteriota bacterium:
GGCGCCGAGGAGGAGCGTTTCGGGCTTCCCCTCGAGGACGATCCTGGCGACCACGTTCGTGTAGGCATCGGTCGTGTAGCTGGCCAGCAGCGGGTCATCGGCCAGCAGCACGTGGTCGGCTCCATGGGCGATGGCCCTCCGCGCCGCGCCCGCCACATCGTGGCCGAGGAGAAGGCCGGTGAGAGGGGTTCCCTTCTGGACCGCCAGCTCCCGTCCCTTGCCCAGCAGCTCGATGGCGACGCTCTCGAGCCCGCCACCCTCCTGCTCCAGGTAAACCCAGAGCCCTGAACCCGCTTCCGGACCGTACGCCGGGGGAATCATTCTGGAGCAGGGGTGTCGCCGAGTGCCTGGCAGGCCAACTCGGCGAGGTCGAGGACCTTGAGCCGGTCTTCCCCGAGCACTTTGGCGCCGTCCTCGAGGCAGAGGAGACAGAACGGACAGGCTGTGACCAGCAGCTCGGCTTCCGTCTCCCGGGCCTGCCGGACCCTGAACTCTCCGAAGCGTTCCCCGGCTTGCGTTTCGAGCCACATGCGCCCGCCCCCGCCACCGCAGCAGAGGGCGTACTCGCGGCTGCACGCCATCTCAACCACCGTCACGCCCGGGATGGCGCCGAGGAGCTTCCGGGGCGGATCGTAGATGCCGTGCCGCCGCCCGAGGTAGCACGGGTCGTGGTAGGTGACCGTCACCGGGGTCTCTTTCCTGAACCGGAGGCGGCCCTCTTCCACCAGGGAGGCCAGCAGCTCCGTGTAGTGCAGGACCTCCAGCTCGGCGCAGAACGGGTAGCGATTGCGGAACATGTCGAAGCAGTGGGGAGAGAGGGCAACCAGGCGCCGGACTCGAGCCTCCCTGAAGCGCGTGGCGGTCGTCTCCATCAGCTCCGCCAGATACTCCTCCTGGCCCACCATCCGCACCGCCTCACCGCAGCAGGGCTCGTCGGGGAGAATGCCGAAGCTCACCCCTGCGTCGCGGAGCAGCCTCACGAGGCTCCGGGCGACCTTCTGGCTCCGGCGATCGTAGGCGGCCGTGCAGCCGACGTAGAGGAGGAGTTCCTGGTCGCCCGAGAACGACGGCACGTCGAGGCCCTTGGCCCACGCCGTCCGGGAGGAGGGCGGCTGATCCCAGGGGTTTCCATCCCAGTGGACCGCCCAGAGCATGGTCGCAAGGCCTTTCGGGACCGCCCGTCGCTTCCACGCCAGTCCGCGGAGAGCCAGGAGCACCTCGCTCACCGGGACGCCCCGCGGACAGAGAGCCTCGCAAGCCCCGCACGTCGTGCAGAGCCAGATGGCCGCGCCCCAGCCTTCGACGCCGAGCTGGGCCAGGCGGATCAGCCGCCGGATGCTCACCGGGTCCTTCTGGACCAGCCCCCACGGGCAGACCGCGGTGCAGACCCCGCACTGAAAGCACGGGGCAGCCAGACCGCGGGTCCCCTCGACGACCTCCTCCCACACGGCGTCGTCGAGGACGCGAGCCCGAGCCGACTTACTCATCGGGTTCCACCAGAGCCCGCGCGGCCAGAGCGTCCTGGACCACCTCGTCCATGTCGCGCATCTTGGCTGCGAACTCCTTCCCCTCGGAGGCCGAGATCCACCTGAGCTGAAAGCGCTCAGGCGGGATCCCGCGCCTGGCCCACTTCCGCTGCCAGATCCCGAAGCGCTTGAGCGTGGACTGGTTGGCGTAGTTGTAGTGGCAGTCCGACCCCTTGTCCGTGAGCCGGCAGCCGGTCACCAGCACCCCCCCCGCCCCCCGCTCGAAGGCCCGATCGATGAAGTCGCCCTCGATGCGCGCCGAGCACATGGTGCGGATGATCCGCGCCGAGGGCGGGTACTGGATCTTCTCGATCCCGGCCTGGTCGGCACCCGCATAGGAGCACCAGTTGCAGGTGAAGACCAGCACCTTCTCTTCGGGTCGCTCCGCCAGCGCCGCGTCGATCTGGGCCAGGATCTGCTCCTTGGTGAAGTACGGCATCTCGATCGCGTCGTGGTTGCAGGTGGCCGCGCAGTTGCCGCACCCCATGCAGGCGGCCTCGATGATCCTGACCTTCCCTTCCTTCACCTTGCCGAGCTGCTCGATGGCCCCGTAGGGGCAGGCCGGCACGCAGAGCATGCAGCCGTTGCAGAGGTCGGGGGTCAGGCGGGCCGTGAGCGGCTCCTTCTCGATGACGCCCTTGGCCAGGAGCGCCCCCGCCTTGGCGGCAGCGGCCAGCGCCTGGGCGACGCTCTCCCGCACGTCCTTCGGCGCCTGGCACGCCCCCGCCAGGTAGATCCCTTGAGAGGCGGTCTCGGCCGGGCCGAGCTTCGGGTGCAGCTCGAGGAGGAACCCGTCTTCGCTCTTGGCCACCTTGAGCTGCTGCGAGATCGTCTCCTCCCGTGGACGGAGCGCCAAGGCCAGCACCAGGAGGTCGGTGGGGATCCTCACCGGTTCGCCGAGCAAGGCGTCGTGGAGCATCACGGCGGTGCCATCGAAGGCGATGGCCTCCTCGGGGGGTTGCCCGGGCGGGTAGCGGAAGAACTGGACCCCGGCCCGTGCGGCCTCCTCGTAGAGCTCCTCAGCGTGGCGGGTAAAGGTGCGGATATCCTTGAAGAGGACCCGGACGTGCTTTCCCATCCGCCGGAGCCTCAGGGCCTGGCGGATCATGGAGGCGCAGCAGTAGCGCGAGCAACCGGCGCCGTTTTCGCGCGACCCCACGCAGCCCACGAACGTGACCCGACGCGCCTCGACGTGCGGGAGCAACCCCTCCAGCTCCAGGTTGGTGATGACCCGGGAGTCCAGACGGTAGAGGAACTCGGTCGGCGGGTAGGGCCGGGCACCCGTGGCGAGGACCACTGCCCCAACGCGCAGCTCGGTGCCGTCCACGAGGCGGGCCGAGAAGTTCCCGACAAACCCGCCGATCTGCTCGACCTCGGTCCCGAGGTGGAGGAGGACACCCGCCTCGCGCAGCTCCTGCTCCTGGCGCTCCAGAAGCTCCTGGGCCTTGAGCCCCAGGGGAGCCAGCTCGTCCAGGAACCGGAGGAGGCCACCCAGTTTGGAGTCCTTCTCCACCAGGTGGGTCTCGTACCCCTGGCGCGCCAGCGCCGCGGCGGCGCTCATCCCGGCGACCCCGCCGCCCACGACGAGCGCCCGCTGGATGATCGGGCTCCGGGTCACCGTCAGCGGCTCGAGCCGTCGCGCCTTCTCGACGCCCATGGCGACCATGTCCATGGCCTTGACGCTGGCCGCCTCCCGCTCCTGCTTGTGGACCCAGGAGTCCTGGTTTCTGACGTTCACCATTTCTAGCAGAAATGGATTCAGGCCGGCCCGGATCAGGACCTTTCTGAAGATCGTCTCGTGGGTCTTGGGGGAGCAGGCGGCCACGACCACGCGATTGATCCCCTTGGACCGGATCGCCTCCTCGATCTCCTTCTGGGTGTTGCCCGCGCAGGAGTACATCTGGTCCTGGGCCCAGACCACGTCGGGGAGGTTTCGCGCGTGCTCAACGACCCGCGGGACGTCGACAACCCCGGCGATGTTCGAGCCGCAGTGGCAGACGAAGACGCCGATCCGCGGCACCTCGATCTCGGCAAGAGGCTCGATGTGAGGCTCTTCGGCGAAGGCGCGATCGGAGAGGTGGGCCAGGGCCAGCGAGGCGGCGGCGCCGGCCTCGGCCACGCTGTCGGGGATGTCCTTGGGGCCGCTCGCGCAGCCCGCGGCGTAGATCCCCGGCCGGGTGGTGGCGATGAGCCCCGCCCTCCGCTCCACCGCCCTGATGAAGCCATCCTCGTCCAGCTCGATTCCCAGGACGCGGGCCAGGGCGG
This window encodes:
- a CDS encoding 4Fe-4S dicluster domain-containing protein, which encodes MSKSARARVLDDAVWEEVVEGTRGLAAPCFQCGVCTAVCPWGLVQKDPVSIRRLIRLAQLGVEGWGAAIWLCTTCGACEALCPRGVPVSEVLLALRGLAWKRRAVPKGLATMLWAVHWDGNPWDQPPSSRTAWAKGLDVPSFSGDQELLLYVGCTAAYDRRSQKVARSLVRLLRDAGVSFGILPDEPCCGEAVRMVGQEEYLAELMETTATRFREARVRRLVALSPHCFDMFRNRYPFCAELEVLHYTELLASLVEEGRLRFRKETPVTVTYHDPCYLGRRHGIYDPPRKLLGAIPGVTVVEMACSREYALCCGGGGGRMWLETQAGERFGEFRVRQARETEAELLVTACPFCLLCLEDGAKVLGEDRLKVLDLAELACQALGDTPAPE
- a CDS encoding FAD-dependent oxidoreductase, coding for MSDSILVIGGGIAGIQASLDLAESGARVVLVERAPSIGGKMAVLDKNFPTLDCSICIEAPKMSEVGQHPNIELLTLAEVESVAGEAGRFRVAVSQRARFVTDECTRCGECAPACPVLLSNEFDAAMASRKAIYTPIAQAVPGPYVVDIRNCLNEPPNYLPCARCVQACGPRCIDFGMPLRRRLEREVASIVVAAGYDLIDPLGLKEYGYGSHPDILTSLELERLLTSAGPTGGEIVRPSDGRHPERVLVVLCVGSRDRRFYRYCSRFCCMYSVKHAFQLMDHGIKDVTVLYMDLRAYGKGFDGFLERTRSEGAKFVRGRPAWVRPAGDRLRVRFEDTEAGRLREEAYDMVVLATAVRPPDGLAALARVLGIELDEDGFIRAVERRAGLIATTRPGIYAAGCASGPKDIPDSVAEAGAAASLALAHLSDRAFAEEPHIEPLAEIEVPRIGVFVCHCGSNIAGVVDVPRVVEHARNLPDVVWAQDQMYSCAGNTQKEIEEAIRSKGINRVVVAACSPKTHETIFRKVLIRAGLNPFLLEMVNVRNQDSWVHKQEREAASVKAMDMVAMGVEKARRLEPLTVTRSPIIQRALVVGGGVAGMSAAAALARQGYETHLVEKDSKLGGLLRFLDELAPLGLKAQELLERQEQELREAGVLLHLGTEVEQIGGFVGNFSARLVDGTELRVGAVVLATGARPYPPTEFLYRLDSRVITNLELEGLLPHVEARRVTFVGCVGSRENGAGCSRYCCASMIRQALRLRRMGKHVRVLFKDIRTFTRHAEELYEEAARAGVQFFRYPPGQPPEEAIAFDGTAVMLHDALLGEPVRIPTDLLVLALALRPREETISQQLKVAKSEDGFLLELHPKLGPAETASQGIYLAGACQAPKDVRESVAQALAAAAKAGALLAKGVIEKEPLTARLTPDLCNGCMLCVPACPYGAIEQLGKVKEGKVRIIEAACMGCGNCAATCNHDAIEMPYFTKEQILAQIDAALAERPEEKVLVFTCNWCSYAGADQAGIEKIQYPPSARIIRTMCSARIEGDFIDRAFERGAGGVLVTGCRLTDKGSDCHYNYANQSTLKRFGIWQRKWARRGIPPERFQLRWISASEGKEFAAKMRDMDEVVQDALAARALVEPDE